A genomic window from Sanguibacter antarcticus includes:
- a CDS encoding RNA polymerase sigma factor, whose product MSGPTPEERFATLFDANYPALLGYAVRRVSHPEDAADVVAEAFLVAWRRLDDVPGGADARPWLFGVARNVLANYYRSERRRSTLAVRLRETLTTDPPRAIVEPSTLGAAMALLSEDDRELLRLLAWEGLARDEIALVLRVPRATVRVRLHRARRRLVHLMAEVDDTNRAPAQEALKRSASPGHVTNRRAAGLTEAEEI is encoded by the coding sequence GTGAGCGGACCGACCCCGGAGGAGCGCTTCGCCACGCTCTTCGACGCAAACTACCCGGCGCTGCTCGGATACGCCGTCAGGCGCGTGAGCCATCCCGAGGACGCAGCTGACGTCGTCGCTGAAGCGTTCCTCGTGGCGTGGCGGCGCTTGGACGACGTTCCGGGCGGGGCCGATGCCCGCCCGTGGCTCTTCGGCGTCGCTCGCAACGTGCTCGCCAACTATTACCGGAGCGAACGACGTCGCTCGACGCTGGCTGTCCGCCTGCGCGAGACCCTGACGACCGACCCTCCGCGAGCGATCGTGGAACCGTCGACGCTCGGAGCAGCCATGGCCCTGCTGAGCGAGGACGACCGGGAGCTGCTGCGACTCCTCGCATGGGAGGGGCTCGCACGCGACGAGATCGCACTGGTGCTGCGCGTGCCCCGCGCCACCGTTCGCGTCCGCCTGCATCGGGCACGACGTCGCCTCGTGCACCTCATGGCGGAGGTCGACGACACGAACCGTGCACCCGCACAAGAAGCGCTGAAACGGTCAGCAAGTCCCGGACATGTGACGAACAGACGGGCCGCCGGCCTGACCGAAGCGGAGGAGATCTGA
- a CDS encoding helix-turn-helix transcriptional regulator, whose protein sequence is MTRPTARVLAMLELLQAGGQRTVGDLAARLGVDERTVRRYAVHLADLGIPVQAQRGRYGGYRLARGYKLPPLMMTEDEAVAVVMGLSAAERVGLATTDNTASVSALAKVSRVLPRALAERLDSLLSSAELTTPVSAAAPVGASTLLGLASAAQARRTVVITYTAWDGRESQRTLDVYGLVFHSGRWYATGNDHGRDDVRTFRMDRIASVTQGDGSFVVPADFDAGTQVVSGIAAVRWSHRVSVVLRTTVADASERLPRSAGRLSEHADGVLFEARAERLDGMARMLAGLGWDFEVITPGALRDEVLALSDRLRASAVRETTTGRGQSDGAEPT, encoded by the coding sequence GTGACCCGCCCGACTGCTCGTGTGCTGGCCATGCTGGAGCTGCTGCAGGCTGGCGGGCAGCGGACGGTCGGCGATCTCGCTGCCCGGCTCGGCGTCGACGAGCGCACGGTCCGGCGCTACGCCGTCCACCTTGCAGACCTCGGCATCCCCGTCCAGGCACAGCGCGGCCGCTACGGCGGCTACAGGCTCGCCCGTGGCTACAAGCTGCCGCCGCTGATGATGACGGAGGACGAGGCAGTCGCTGTCGTCATGGGCCTCAGTGCGGCGGAACGCGTAGGGCTTGCGACGACTGACAACACGGCGTCCGTGAGCGCGCTGGCGAAGGTATCGCGTGTGCTGCCGCGGGCCCTGGCCGAGCGGCTCGACAGCCTGCTGTCGAGTGCGGAGCTCACGACCCCGGTGAGTGCAGCCGCCCCGGTCGGCGCCAGCACGCTGCTCGGTCTCGCATCGGCTGCGCAAGCACGGCGCACCGTCGTGATCACGTACACCGCCTGGGACGGGCGGGAGTCTCAGCGCACGCTCGATGTCTACGGTCTGGTCTTCCACTCCGGCCGGTGGTACGCCACCGGGAACGACCACGGTCGCGATGACGTGCGGACCTTCCGCATGGACCGCATCGCGTCGGTCACGCAGGGCGACGGCTCGTTCGTCGTGCCTGCCGACTTCGACGCAGGGACGCAGGTCGTGTCGGGGATCGCCGCTGTGCGATGGTCGCACAGGGTCTCTGTCGTGCTGCGGACCACCGTTGCTGACGCGAGCGAGCGGCTGCCCCGGAGCGCGGGACGCCTGAGCGAGCACGCCGACGGGGTCCTCTTCGAAGCCCGCGCCGAGCGCCTCGACGGCATGGCCCGCATGCTGGCTGGTCTTGGCTGGGACTTCGAGGTGATCACCCCGGGCGCCCTGCGCGACGAGGTCCTTGCCTTGTCCGACCGTCTCCGGGCGAGCGCGGTGCGCGAGACTACGACGGGTAGAGGCCAGTCGGATGGCGCTGAGCCGACTTAG
- a CDS encoding IS1380 family transposase: MKTTVAYPRLNIVTSATSAVGQAGGVLLTETVRATGLDRALSTGLARWRKPTAFHDPGKVIVDLAVALALGGDALADVAVLRAEPGVYGAVASDPTVSRTIAALAADAPAALAAINTARAAARSAAWRLAGERAPDAGASAVDPLVIDLDATLVTAHSEKENAAPTFKRGFGFHPLCAFVDHGGAGTGEPLAIMLRPGNAGSNTAADHIAVLRDALAQLPGHGGRTRGSKKILVRTDGAGGTKTLIEWLTTHRLGYSVGFTLPGNTPDLLARIPETVWAPALDAHDEVRDGAWIAELTDLMDLTAWPAGMRVIVRKERPHPGAQLRFEDVDGMRITAFVTNTPAGQLADLELRHRRRARCEDRIRIAKDTGLRNLPLKAFAQNQIWCAIVALANDLLAWMGMLALTDHQARRWEPKRLRLRLFTIPAVIARTGRRTWLRLSNRAPWAALAAQAVQALRARPAPG; the protein is encoded by the coding sequence GTGAAGACTACCGTCGCGTATCCCCGTCTGAACATCGTCACGTCGGCGACGTCCGCGGTTGGTCAGGCTGGTGGGGTGCTGTTGACCGAGACGGTCCGGGCGACGGGTCTGGATCGGGCGTTGTCGACGGGCTTGGCGCGGTGGCGTAAGCCGACGGCGTTCCACGACCCGGGCAAGGTGATCGTGGACCTGGCGGTCGCCCTGGCGTTGGGTGGGGACGCGTTGGCGGACGTCGCGGTGCTGCGCGCCGAGCCCGGTGTCTATGGCGCGGTCGCCTCGGATCCGACGGTTTCGCGCACGATCGCGGCGTTGGCCGCTGATGCCCCGGCAGCGTTGGCGGCGATCAACACCGCCCGAGCTGCGGCCCGTTCGGCGGCCTGGCGCCTGGCTGGTGAGCGCGCCCCCGACGCGGGCGCCAGCGCGGTGGACCCTCTGGTCATCGACCTCGACGCGACGCTGGTCACGGCGCATTCGGAGAAGGAGAACGCGGCGCCGACGTTCAAGCGCGGGTTCGGGTTCCATCCCCTGTGCGCGTTCGTCGACCACGGCGGCGCCGGGACCGGGGAACCGCTGGCGATCATGCTGCGGCCGGGCAATGCCGGGTCGAACACCGCCGCCGATCACATCGCGGTTCTCCGAGATGCTCTGGCTCAGCTCCCTGGTCATGGCGGGCGGACGCGGGGCAGTAAGAAGATCCTGGTCCGCACCGACGGCGCAGGCGGAACCAAAACCCTCATCGAATGGCTCACGACCCACCGCCTGGGCTACTCGGTCGGGTTCACGCTGCCTGGCAACACCCCCGACCTGCTGGCCCGCATCCCCGAGACCGTCTGGGCCCCGGCCCTGGACGCTCACGACGAGGTCCGTGACGGCGCCTGGATCGCTGAGCTCACCGACCTGATGGACCTGACCGCCTGGCCGGCAGGCATGCGCGTCATCGTTCGCAAGGAACGACCCCACCCCGGGGCCCAGCTGCGCTTCGAGGACGTTGACGGGATGCGCATCACCGCGTTCGTGACGAACACGCCCGCCGGTCAGCTCGCTGACCTCGAGCTGCGCCACCGCCGCCGCGCCAGATGTGAAGACCGCATCCGCATCGCCAAGGACACCGGTCTGCGCAACCTCCCCCTCAAGGCCTTCGCCCAGAATCAGATCTGGTGCGCGATCGTCGCCCTCGCCAATGACCTCCTGGCCTGGATGGGCATGCTCGCCCTCACCGACCACCAGGCCCGCCGCTGGGAACCCAAACGCCTGCGCCTACGCCTGTTCACCATCCCCGCCGTCATCGCCCGCACCGGCCGGCGCACCTGGCTCCGCCTCTCCAACCGAGCGCCCTGGGCAGCGCTGGCCGCTCAAGCAGTCCAAGCCCTGCGAGCCCGACCCGCACCCGGCTGA